Genomic window (Verrucomicrobiota bacterium):
GCTGATCTTCGTAAATGGCTGGCAAATGGGCATCTATGCTAACGAGCTTGGTCCCCAACGAACGTTTCCAATCCAACCCGGGATCCTGAACCCGCACGGAGTGAACACGATCGCGATCGCCGTCTGGGGCGAAGAAGGAAGCGCCGGCGGCACCGACAGCAGCGGCGGTTTGGGCAAAATCAACCTGGTCAAGTACGGCAACTTCAAGGGCGGCGTACCGGTTACGGTTGTGCCTGCCCCGCTGATTCTCCCGTGAGACGGATGCCGGCTAAGCCGGTTCGCAAGACGCGCCTGCTGCAACCCGACGGGAGAGAAAGGACCACCTACCCAACCGGCCTGAGACGTGATTCGAGCATCACTTCGGCAGCTTTTTCCCGAGCCATTTCTCGAACGCTTTCTTACACCCCTTCTCAGGATGGTTAAGCCGGTTTTAGCCCCGAAGGGGCGGCCAGAACCTAGCCCAGGGTTCCACCCCTCTGCCATTTAGTTAGGGGCGGCGGGCCGGGCGTGGCCTTCCGTCCCGGTAGAACGGCTGATCCTATACCCTTCAGGCAGCGATCTCGGTAGAATGCCGGCTGGAGGGGGGGCGCCGCCGGGGGATGCTCCGCACCTTGTTGAATTGGTCTTAGGCCCAACGGCCCGGGAGAACCTAGCCCAGGGTGAATCCCTGAGCTTTGCCCACATTCTTTGAGGGCAGCGCGGAGACAGCCGTGACCGTCTTACGGCCCGAAGGGCCAAGAGAACCTAGCCCAGGGTTTACCCTGGGTAACCGTCAAATCACGATCGAGCCCTTAAGGGGCGGCAGAAAGCGTTGCTCATGGTTTCTGCCGCCCCTTCAACAAATCCAACCCGGCGGGGCGGGCGTTTGTCAGCGGAGGCGTACAGGCGTGACGCCTTAGGAGGGTTCGATCGGGGCGGGGTGCGTTCCCAGGGTAACCCCTTGTCTTTGCCCACATCTTTGCAACCCCTTGCGTCCCAGCCCGTTACAAGGGAATGTTCGTCTGAACGTGCGTTATGCAAGTGGTTGGGGATAACCATTTGTGAAAACGAGCTCCCAGATGTGGGTAACAACGAGGGGTAAATCCTGGGCTAGGTTCTCCCGGCCCGTTGGGCCTGGACGGTTTATACGATCTGATAGGTGTAAAGCTGGCAGGGCACCTCACCCCTGGGGCAACGCCCGCACAGGCACTGAAGTGCCTGGCTACGATCAGCCGTTCCTCCAGGACGAAAGCAATACCCGGCCTTGTATCCTTAACTAAATGGCCATGCGGTGGAACCCTGGGCTGGGTTCTGCCGCCCTTCGGGGCTAAGACCGGCTCAACCATTCTGAGGAGGGGTGTAAATGGCTCCTTTCGTCTCACTCGAAGTCGTATACCACGAGCCTTGCGAAGAGCGGCTTACACTGCTTCACGAATTCCACGTGTTGAGGATGATCCTGGTATTCATCTTGAGCTTGTTTGCTCGAGAATTGTAGGTTCAGCGCCACTTGATACGTCTGATCAACCACGCCGCGATGGCTTGGCACCATCTTACCGACGTGGAAATTCACGATGCCCGGGATTGACGTCAGGTATTGTTTGGCCGCAGCAACCAACCGGTCAGGGGCATCGGGCTCACTGGGGTCAGTCCAAAAGATAACCACGTGTGAAAACATCCCGCGATATTCAATGAAACTCGCTCCCGATGCAATAGGCGGAAGCGTTTCAGCCTTTGGCGAAAACGAAAGGTGTATGATCTAACCAAAAAGAAAACGCCGGCCGCGATCGTCTCCCAGCGGTTCCGACGGCAAAGTCGAACTGTATCGTTTCTCGATATTGTCGATAGATTCCTGCTATGGGTACCTCGGGTTCCTTGCTCGCCGACTTTTCGACCGACCGCCGCCTTTTATGGCTCTGCCGGATGGCAGCGGCCGTCAGCTTGGCCAGCGCGTTGGCGGCCGATGGGCTGCTCCAACTGATCGCGCTGATCGCGAGTACAGCGTGGACCGTTTTGATTTGTTGCGGGTACGGGACGTGATGGATCGAGAGCCGCCGCCGGTGCCCGCAGCGCAAACGGTCGCGCAAGCCGCCGAGGCGATCCGCCGCGGCGAGCCCCTTTACTGCCGGCGGCGGAGAACCCGGGTTGAATTGGGTGCGGTTGTTCGA
Coding sequences:
- a CDS encoding Dabb family protein, with the protein product MFSHVVIFWTDPSEPDAPDRLVAAAKQYLTSIPGIVNFHVGKMVPSHRGVVDQTYQVALNLQFSSKQAQDEYQDHPQHVEFVKQCKPLFARLVVYDFE